ATTTCACCGATGAGGCGGCCGGTCGTACGAACCCGACCGATTCATCTTTGGTTTCCGGTTCTGGCTCTGCCCGGGGCTCTGGCAACGGAATCACCTGGTTGAGCGCAAAGGGGGCGAACTCGTGTTCCAGCCACACCAGGTCCACTATCGGACCTTCGGGGTGGTAGGCGGCGGGCGCTTCCAGCAGCAGATTGCGGATGAGGTCATGTCGGCCGCTCGAAATGGCGGCATGCAGGCGCTGCAGATAGTCCTCGAGCTTGGCCCATTCCCAGTAAGTTTCCCGCGCGCTCATGATGCGTGGATGGTCGGTGTCGGTGACGTCGTCATCGATCAGCAACTCTTCATAGAGCTTTTCGCCAGGGCGTAGCCCGGTGTAGACGATCTCGATATCGCCCTCTGGAGTCTCCGCGTTCTGCACCTCGAGGCCGGACAGGCGCACCATATGGGCGGCCAGCTCGCTGATCTTCACCGGCTCGCCCATGTCGAGGACGAAGACCTCGCCACCACGCCCCATGGCACCGGCCTGGATCACCAGTTGGGCGGCTTCGGGAATGGTCATGAAATAGCGGGTAATGTCGGGATGGGTCACGGTAATCGGCCCACCCTCCTTGATCTGGCGACGGAACAGCGGCACCACGGAGCCGGACGAGCCAAGCACGTTGCCGAAGCGGACCATGCAGAAGCGCGTGGCATCCTGGCGGTCGGCAAGCGCCTGGCATGTCAGTTCGGCTAGACGTTTGGTAGTGCCCATGACATTGGTGGGGCGTACCGCCTTGTCGGAAGACACCAGGACGAAGGTTTCCACTCCGCAATCGATTGCCGCCTGCGCGGTTTCCAGGGTGCCGAAGACATTGTTGCGGATGCCTTCCAGCGTGTTGTGCTCGACCATGGGCACGTGCTTGTAGGCTGCGGCATGGTAGATGGTCTGTACGCCAAAGGTGCCTAGAACAACATCGAGACGCTGGCGCTGCTGTACCGAACCGAGCAGTGCCTTGATTGACACTGATATCCCTGCG
The genomic region above belongs to Halomonas zincidurans B6 and contains:
- a CDS encoding polysaccharide biosynthesis protein → MALLLRLDSWSLAYELRTWLVLLITVPVSLGIFARLGFYRAVIRYMSQKAMQAILVGVVSSAVALGISGYLLGLPTPVSLPVIYAMLALLAIGGVRVFMRSLYLRSLMRHKTRIVIYGAGAAGSQLVASLRHGCEYAPVGFIDDWRGMHATYVEGLRVYSPVELPRLIRDYGVKRVLLAIPSAPRTRRREILKRLEPLAVPVQTVPAMDDVIAGRARINEIRDVTVEDLLGRDPVPPNQTLLDANIRDKVVLVTGAGGSIGSELCRQVLQQRPRQLLLFEVCEYSLYHIESELLRLAQAAGISVSIKALLGSVQQRQRLDVVLGTFGVQTIYHAAAYKHVPMVEHNTLEGIRNNVFGTLETAQAAIDCGVETFVLVSSDKAVRPTNVMGTTKRLAELTCQALADRQDATRFCMVRFGNVLGSSGSVVPLFRRQIKEGGPITVTHPDITRYFMTIPEAAQLVIQAGAMGRGGEVFVLDMGEPVKISELAAHMVRLSGLEVQNAETPEGDIEIVYTGLRPGEKLYEELLIDDDVTDTDHPRIMSARETYWEWAKLEDYLQRLHAAISSGRHDLIRNLLLEAPAAYHPEGPIVDLVWLEHEFAPFALNQVIPLPEPRAEPEPETKDESVGFVRPAASSVKW